The genomic DNA TCGGCCAGCAACGCGGGGCCCCTATTTTGACCTTTGCGCTGCACAGTTTCCTCGGCAACCATCACTGGAGAGAGAGACATGTTGCGCAATCGCAAGGGCTTTACCCTGATCGAGCTGCTGATCGTGGTCGTGATCATCGGCATTCTGGCGGCCATCGCCATCCCGAAGTTCGCCGCGACGAAGGACAAGGCGAAGCTGGCGTCGGTGAAGTCCGACGTC from Gemmatimonadales bacterium includes the following:
- a CDS encoding prepilin-type N-terminal cleavage/methylation domain-containing protein, with protein sequence MLRNRKGFTLIELLIVVVIIGILAAIAIPKFAATKDKAKLASVKSDV